TGATTTCATGACTTATGATAAAGCTGtgtaatttttactattaaaatattattataaatgtGGAAAGCCGTAAAGGCCCAGAGGgggcccgtttacgggagaaggtcccatagggagcccaacgatcgtatttccatttacggcggtgcctagtgcccgtccccatgcgcaatTGTGAGCTAAGACTGGTCAGTCGACCACATGATACAACTAGTCACTTTTCAAGAATCAAACTTCACCTAAAACGATATATGATGAGAGAGCTTTATGatgaaatgatttatgatttaattatgtttacaagcttattttaaataaaagtaagaTTTTTAATACAAGtacttgtatatatattatttgttactcatgtttagaaagtattgagtcattagactcactaggtttgaatgttgcaggcGAGGATGAGATTAAGGAAGGCGCTGACGATTGAATGGACCGAATCTGACAGTGCACTCCCGATggacatttattttccgcattaacTTCCTAGTAACATTTTGAAATAAAGATTTAGTTAatgatttattagagattttcaaactttattttgaagttagttttgatcatgttaatggttgacataaaatttttgttaattaaagatttaaaatttttatgcactATAAATTTGTAGACGTTAAATTATTTTAGATTATAGAAATGTTTAGTTAGTTTAATTATGAAGTTCGAATTTagtgtttaaaatttaaaaaaaaaattagtaaatttTAGTAGATGTTGCATATACACACTTatttcatataaattttttaaaaaattatctaCCATAGAGggtttttacaaaaaattgtaATACTTAATATATAATTGATTATAAACCTATTTTGTTGGCAactatgtttttaaaatttcacgTATTTAAACTAGTGAATCAGAAGAAGAAAAACTAGTGAAATCTTCATATTTTGGTTTCTAGAATACGACAATATattacataaataaaaaaaatccataACGAGTCCTCGAGTTTTCTCCTAAAATCTCTGAATAATACCCAAATTAcgaaatttaatgaaaatataaGTGTAAAACACCTAACAAATATATGGGAAGCACCCCCATATTCTTTAAGCAAACTTCAACAACCTTAGTACAACAAATGGTACAATAAATAACCAGTGAACAACGAACTGTGTAACCTATAATGCAATTGGAACAAAAATATACTGTACATACCTTCGCTCCAATGGTCCCGATTGATAGAGTGGATATTCGACGATGAGAACATAAATGACAGCTAATTTACTCCAACACCGCGACCTCATGCTCAACTTTCCAATAGTTAGAATCGCTGAATTCCTTCATCACTGCACCATCATTGTCTGAATCCTCCTTTTCTGTTTTCTTCGAAACAGTGTTTCTTTTCATTGGCCCAGCTTCTCCTACAATCCCTTCCTTTAGAGCTTGTTCCATTGCCTTCTCTGTGCCCTCTAATTCCACTCCCACAAATTCAACATCCTCTTCAAACAACGAGGGTACAGTACCACCTTTGTTACTTGAATAGGATTTAGATGAGCTATCACTGGAATCTATAGAAGTAGATGTCGTCCCATTTGACATGGAGTCGTCACTAGAAGAAGGAGGTACAGGGGGAGAGCTCGCCTTTGCTGAATTTGCAAGATTGTTGTTAATATCAGTCGGATCATCAAATGGATTCACAGTAGAGCCACCAACTTGAAAATTGGATGTTTCACCCCATGCCACCCATTCGGGTATAGGTCTATCTTCTCCAAATGGGTCGTCACTGTCTGGATTCTCGAAGGGAAAGAAAGCCGAGTCATCAGGGGTAATGCTGTTCTTGGTTTCGGCAAATGACTCGCTTCCCTTGTTACTGATGGCATTAAATCCTTGAAAGACTTTTGCATTGGGACTAGATGAGCCATGGGCAGAAATTTTGCTCTCCAACTCATCATCCTCCCCAACTATCACCTCATCATCACTACTGCTGTTACCGTTTGATGTTccattcaggttattatcatcCATCATGTAAGATGACGTTGATGCTCTCATACTCACGTCTCCATTTCTATCATCATCTTGGAATGCAAACCAGTTGGAATTTGTGAACAAGCTGCTTCAAAGGAGAAATAAGTGTAAGGTCATACATAAATAAGTCATGAAACTGGCCTACCACAAAGGACACAAAAAAGTAATGTAATGACCCGACTCCTTTATTTTGAATTAAGTACTAATTAAGAGATTATTAaagaataattaattaagtattattaAGAATTTGATAATTCGGGATCAACTTGTTTGGATATACCAATTTTAAATGGACAACCCAATTAACTTCAGATTGCATTGTCTCAAGAAATCCAACTAGACGAATGAAATTTTAACACGTGGCAGTTAAGATTGATTTAGGATCTTCTGAACTAGTCCGTATACAATCTATAAATAGAagctgatttcatttgtttactACACCGTTTTCCTCAGCTGATCTCTCTCGAGTTCTAGTCATATACCTTAGGCTTTCTAGCCAGTTTCTAGGCAGCTTAGTGTTGGAAGCTTCATATCTAGTGTCGACTAGAGAAGGGTTCGGTGGACTGAGACTAGCTGATCGAGACATCAACTGCGGGCTGGCGACGGACGCAGGTACAATACCAAGCATTAAATACTGATTTAAGAATAATTACAAGAACTTTGAAGCATGTTTGTTAATTCTGGATCAGACTTGACagcgattttattatgttggTATTGTCTAGGTTCAGATGAaattttttgtcaaattgtTTTAGTGACGTACGTGATGTACTAACTGATATACCCAAGCGTAGTATATACCCTTATATGCTACATATTTATTTGTTGTGtgatacatgttttactgctttgtcatattatgcatgacataTCAGGTTGGACCTGATATCTTTTAAGAATTGAGATATACCTCGTTTGACGGGACCGCTCCCCTATTCTGTATTGTGGACGGTTGGACATCGAGAGCTACAGTGTCCGACAAAACCCGTGAGCTCTGATAACCATGGACATTATAGGTACACGTCTTGATGATGAGTGTAAGAGCCAAAACATATCTAGAACACACCAGAGACTCAGGCGCCTCTAGACTGAGCATGAGATTCTTGACTTGATCATTGATATCCAAACATATTGCATTTCACATACATCATATCAATTTGTATACTCGTACATTCTCATATTGGGCAATTGTCACTCGCGTCATTCTTTTTATCTTGGACACCCCATTCCACGGGCAGGTCTTAGGTTGTCGATTCGGACGGGCAGAACAACTGCTAGGGCAGTTGGGTTTTTTGTGGTGATCCAATAAAAGTTTTATTTGGTTTCTCGTATTCTCGTGCAGGATTATGTTTTCGATATGGTTATATTAACATTTAAGACTAATATTATTGTTCTGTTTTAGTTTGGGTTGTAAGACGATTAAGTTACTTGGTTTACACTGTTTAATTATTGttataaagttttaaattttgcaTGCTTATTAGTCTATTTAGTAGTGGCTCGGGTAAGGGTGCTACAAGTAGGCTCAAATGAAAAAACTCCTTGTAATTTACTTGTGTATCAGATTAGTTCTTTTTCTAAATTTACTGATAGAAGCCAATGAAACTCACCTCCCTTGCTCATTATCCAATCTTAGGGATGAAATCACGACTTCAGCAGATTCATCATCAAAGTAGACATCctaaaatttgacaaatttGAAAATCTCACATAAGAACAATAAATTCAGAAAGGAATGGCAAACGAAAAAACTAATTACCCGTAGATATTGTCTTTCATAATTAATAACCCTGATTGGCAAGACACCCTTTGTTTTCATTTGTACCAAGAATAATAGTAAAGGAAAAGTGGTTATGTGAATTACCTCATCATCACGATCAAGAGATCCATGACCCTGCAATCAAGAGATGAAAACCATAAATTATATCTCACCAATTACATATTCAGCTCCGAAGAGAGTTAGCAGCAGCTATAAAACAGCTTTCTTCTGTGTCTCATATGTTTACCTCAGCATCATCATTATCATACATGGTGTATCTAAATGCTTGGCTCAAATTATTTGCCAGAGCTGCAACATCATAATCCCTATCATGAACGTCTTCTTCATCACTCTCTCTGTTCCTGTCGTGCAATGCAGTGGGTCGCCTGCAGTAGAGAGAGAACAGTCCATCATTTTAAGGAACCATAGCCCAGTAAAGCAGAAAATACCTAGGTATGCAAAAATAGAGTGATATTTGCACGATTATTGGCAGTTTTACTCTGTGATCAATCCTCGTGACACACACAGAAAGTCATACCCGCAAGCCCATCGATAAACATTCTCCATCATATTGCGCTCCTGTAAGCCAGTGGAGAGCCACTCGTTCCACTCACTATTCTCCTGAAGAATAttaagtttgcatgagaagacACAagtaaattaaattgattgtgTGGCAGAAAAATTAGCATAAACATCGTTATAATCTAAAATTACACCCAGAGACCCACCTGAAGATGCATTTGAATTCGAGTATCATTGCTTCCCAACTGAACTAATTTATTTGATATTCTTGTTAGGTGTCCAAAGTATCCAGCCTTAGGAGCCTGCCTCCCAAATGTTGGCACAGTTGGCTGCATTGAGTAGAAAAAAGCCAATGAGAGACCCAGGAGGTCTTAACTCAAAATTTGTAATCTACCAGAATAACTAATTCGAGCATTTACACTTTCATAGTTCAAGACATGCAATTGTTTCTGAGGCATAAATCTGAGGTATCAACTTTCTTACCATCAAAGCAAAAAGAAACCACATCTCTTCTCCAGAAAAGGGAGAAGTCTAACACAAGCTACATGAATTCAAAACTTcaatatttttaacaaaaaaattaccTGACCAAGATCACCAGAGAGCATGGGACTTTTCTCTATTTGAAGAATTTTTTCAACCAAATGACACTCCAGGAGAAGATGTTCACGAGTGGCAACATCTGTGCTGTCCAAGCAAGAATATACTATGCTTTCCACGTGGTGATGCAAAGCATTGTTGTATGGATATCTACAGAAGACAATAATTTAGAAACACCATCTGCACTCATGGGCTTGGCCTGCAAGTATGATTGAAGAAGAACGTGGAGCTCTTCCTCATAGCAACCAAGAGCGTGTAATTCAAAAGGCAAAGTACTAGAGTAATGGAATTTACTCAAAAAAGAGATTCAGGACTCTCTCAATAGTTCCTGAGTTAACCAATTCTTTCTCTGCCACCACGTTGCCAGTTTTAAGAAGCACCGCAATGAATTCGACGATCTACAATCAGGTACCACCACGACAGACAATGTAAAATAACCAGTTAAGAAAATTCAGACATGTATATTTATGCATCAATGGTATTACATGAGCACATGTATCACTGTCCACGGCTCTCCCTATCCCGAACCAACGAAAATTTTCAGATGCAGCAAACAATTTTGAGGGCTTTAGGAAAAACAAATGACCACAATAGCATGTCAATTAACCTTTAGACGATGTTTTCCAAGAGGGGGTCTCAGTTCACCATATGTTGTTGGTAGCATCTTTTCATCCGATGAGACATTCAAAAGAATAAGCAACTCCCCTGAACATAACATTTAGATGCTTATTACAGCTGTGTTCAGCCAATTACAATAATGTGACACACCTTAATCCAAATTTTACAAGATAAAGAATGGCATCACCAGTTGATATCTGGATTCTGGCCATTTATAGAGTTCAAAAAATTTACCCTCAACTTCCAAAATATGCATATTTCAAGATTATGTACGAAGTAGCAGCACAATGAAACAAAGAAACAAACAGAATGTGAAATTTCAGACTCAACTTTATTCTTACCAAAATACTTTTCATGATTCACACAACTGCATCACCTCACCTCTACAGTAACCCATTTGCATTCCCATATCCAATTCCAACATAAAGTTAAAACAAAGAACGAATTTCTTTTATGAAagctttttttttatttttttactggAGATTGGGGGATGAAGTCGAGAGAGTTGATTATAAGTATCAGCAAATGGCACATCAGCTTATATTATAAACTAACCAAGTTTTGGAAGCATTGCACCAACAGTATCGGGGTTAACATTTATCGTTGATTCACACGTGTGTTGACTTCTGAAAGAATACATCACTGGTGAAGAAATGGATCTCTTCGGATCCAACAATGAAATACAGACAGATAGTGAGTGAACGAGGGAAGATTTTGATTGAGAGTCTTCAAGTGCATGGGCAAAGATCCTCTCAACAAAACTGCAAAGCAGAAAAGGCTAGTAACTCAAACGCATCATCTCATTTATAAGTACACAACAAAAACACGAACCTAGAGTCGGAAGACAATACCTTGGACTGGATAGTTTAGTGAACATAGGTGATGGTGCATTTCTGGTTATAGCACATAAAGTTTCTGCTGCGTTAGCATGCACTTCAGGAGAACTCTGGAAGGTATAAGAAATAATCTTAGATTCAGATACATAACAAAGCCACTACATGAAGTGTGAAtcagaaaaatataattcaatacCCTGTCCAAatagcatatcctctaaatacCCAAAAGTTCTTCCTCAAtctatttcataaaaataatttagcAATGATTGTTCAATGAGTTTGTACGTTCATGACAGACAATGAATTAAAATCCGAATACAACCACATGGCAACTACATTGAAACAATTCAAACAAAAGTTAAAAGATTAACATGTATGATGAGTAGCTTCAGGAGAAAACAGCAGTACTATTCATGTGCACAAAGagttgaagaaagaaaaaataCCTTGGACTCTTAAGAATAATATAATATGAAATATaagtataatataaatataaaagtgGAATTATGTGAAGGGTGGATCAGTTGTCAACCAATTAATAGTCAAAAGCACACAGCTCAATGAATTGACATGCTTGCTCAACCAACAGTATGTTCCCAATAATGACACAACAATAGCTGTTTTAACTCACCAAAATATTAAGTTTATCCACAATCATTTCTAATAAATTGCTACACGTCAGCCACTGCATCACATCCAAAGAACTGGGATAAAATTGATCGTCTGCACCTACAAGTCGTACCAAAACCTGATAGTAAAAGCCGAATTAGGAGAGAATATCACAACCAAAACTCTAAAACAAATCGATACAAAAAGATTAAGAGCGACAAACTGCTCAATCCAAAGATAGCAACATATACATCCACCCAACCTCCATGATTGACGTGATACCAATCAAATCGACCAGCTGCACAAACACTTCTTGGTGAGCCTGCAAGAAATCAACATCAGACATTACATTGGCTAGGGCAGAAAATATTGTGTTTATAAAGATCAggggaaaagaaaattcaagtaGCACATCGTCCAACTAATTTTGGAAATACATGTGGGTTTCTCATGTTAATGGACAAATATAAGTGATAAAAAATACTAGCCTCAAGCTTCTGAAAACTCATCAAAGCAGTCAATTCTCAACATCATCTAGACTTTTGACATTTTTGTTCTTTGTTTAAAAAGGATTTATTGCAGAAGTGTAAATAATCACGGATTTTTTTAACTCTTTTTTGCTTAAATGAAGAGAGCAAGTGGCGCAAACCAGGCACCGGTGGAGATATATTTTACCCAACTTGCTATTTAACTACCCCGCAAGTGTGCTGGCAAACAGAAACATTGAGTAATCTATCAtagaatttcataaattattattGCCAATTAGAGGGCAAAAAAAATCAATAGGCTTAACTTTTAGCACTATTAAACAGCTGCAACAGAACTTGGTGTGAAGCACATTGACTACCTACTCAGAAGGATAAGTACCGATAAGGTCGTAGGAATTACATAAAGCAGAAGATTACCAAAAACTTTCAACTTAAAAATTTACTTCCA
This window of the Primulina tabacum isolate GXHZ01 chromosome 4, ASM2559414v2, whole genome shotgun sequence genome carries:
- the LOC142543148 gene encoding uncharacterized protein LOC142543148 isoform X1 — protein: MFWKLTALSASSPVESVLDKENFTLEDLLDEEEIIQECKALNSRLINFLRDRAQVEQMLRYIVEEPAEDAVSRRTFKFPFIACEIFTCEIDVILKTLVEEDELMDLLFSFLEPSHPHSTLLAGYFSKVVVCLMLRKTIPLMNYVKAHQEVFVQLVDLIGITSIMEVLVRLVGADDQFYPSSLDVMQWLTCSNLLEMIVDKLNILSSPEVHANAAETLCAITRNAPSPMFTKLSSPSFVERIFAHALEDSQSKSSLVHSLSVCISLLDPKRSISSPVMYSFRSQHTCESTINVNPDTVGAMLPKLGELLILLNVSSDEKMLPTTYGELRPPLGKHRLKIVEFIAVLLKTGNVVAEKELVNSGTIERVLNLFFEYPYNNALHHHVESIVYSCLDSTDVATREHLLLECHLVEKILQIEKSPMLSGDLGQPTVPTFGRQAPKAGYFGHLTRISNKLVQLGSNDTRIQMHLQENSEWNEWLSTGLQERNMMENVYRWACGRPTALHDRNRESDEEDVHDRDYDVAALANNLSQAFRYTMYDNDDAEGHGSLDRDDEDVYFDDESAEVVISSLRLDNEQGSSLFTNSNWFAFQDDDRNGDVSMRASTSSYMMDDNNLNGTSNGNSSSDDEVIVGEDDELESKISAHGSSSPNAKVFQGFNAISNKGSESFAETKNSITPDDSAFFPFENPDSDDPFGEDRPIPEWVAWGETSNFQVGGSTVNPFDDPTDINNNLANSAKASSPPVPPSSSDDSMSNGTTSTSIDSSDSSSKSYSSNKGGTVPSLFEEDVEFVGVELEGTEKAMEQALKEGIVGEAGPMKRNTVSKKTEKEDSDNDGAVMKEFSDSNYWKVEHEVAVLE
- the LOC142543148 gene encoding uncharacterized protein LOC142543148 isoform X2, producing MFWKLTALSASSPVESVLDKENFTLEDLLDEEEIIQECKALNSRLINFLRDRAQVEQMLRYIVEEPAEDAVSRRTFKFPFIACEIFTCEIDVILKTLVEEDELMDLLFSFLEPSHPHSTLLAGYFSKVVVCLMLRKTIPLMNYVKAHQEVFVQLVDLIGITSIMEVLVRLVGADDQFYPSSLDVMQWLTCSNLLEMIVDKLNILSSPEVHANAAETLCAITRNAPSPMFTKLSSPSFVERIFAHALEDSQSKSSLVHSLSVCISLLDPKRSISSPVMYSFRSQHTCESTINVNPDTVGAMLPKLGELLILLNVSSDEKMLPTTYGELRPPLGKHRLKIVEFIAVLLKTGNVVAEKELVNSGTIERVLNLFFEYPYNNALHHHVESIVYSCLDSTDVATREHLLLECHLVEKILQIEKSPMLSGDLGQPTVPTFGRQAPKAGYFGHLTRISNKLVQLGSNDTRIQMHLQENSEWNEWLSTGLQERNMMENVYRWACGRPTALHDRNRESDEEDVHDRDYDVAALANNLSQAFRYTMYDNDDAEGHGSLDRDDEDVYFDDESAEVVISSLRLDNEQGSLFTNSNWFAFQDDDRNGDVSMRASTSSYMMDDNNLNGTSNGNSSSDDEVIVGEDDELESKISAHGSSSPNAKVFQGFNAISNKGSESFAETKNSITPDDSAFFPFENPDSDDPFGEDRPIPEWVAWGETSNFQVGGSTVNPFDDPTDINNNLANSAKASSPPVPPSSSDDSMSNGTTSTSIDSSDSSSKSYSSNKGGTVPSLFEEDVEFVGVELEGTEKAMEQALKEGIVGEAGPMKRNTVSKKTEKEDSDNDGAVMKEFSDSNYWKVEHEVAVLE